A region of Streptomyces sp. TG1A-60 DNA encodes the following proteins:
- a CDS encoding GNAT family protein yields the protein MLVDDDVVLRPIRMRDQRAWREVNRRNREWLRPWEATIPPPTPSGPITHRPTYRQMVRHLRAEGNAGRMLPFVIEYQGRLVGQLTVAGITWGSMCSGHVGYWVDESVAGRGVMPTAVALVVDHCFRTVGLHRVEVCIRPENRPSRRVVEKLGFREEGIRPRYLHIDGAWRDHLVFALTAEEVPEGLLGRWRRERARNASDARSAGNAPNTGSDAGKPGQGP from the coding sequence GTGCTGGTGGACGATGATGTCGTCCTCCGGCCCATAAGGATGCGCGACCAGCGGGCCTGGCGTGAGGTCAACCGGCGCAACCGGGAGTGGCTGCGGCCCTGGGAGGCGACCATTCCGCCGCCCACGCCGAGCGGGCCCATCACGCACCGGCCGACGTACCGTCAGATGGTCCGCCATCTGCGGGCGGAGGGGAACGCGGGCCGGATGCTGCCGTTCGTGATCGAGTACCAGGGGCGGCTGGTCGGGCAGTTGACGGTCGCCGGGATCACGTGGGGTTCGATGTGTTCCGGTCATGTCGGCTACTGGGTCGACGAGTCGGTCGCCGGGCGGGGCGTGATGCCGACGGCGGTGGCGCTCGTCGTGGACCACTGCTTCCGGACGGTCGGGCTGCACCGTGTCGAGGTCTGCATTCGCCCCGAGAATCGGCCCAGCCGACGGGTCGTGGAGAAACTCGGATTCCGTGAGGAAGGGATTCGTCCACGATATCTTCACATCGACGGCGCCTGGCGCGACCATCTCGTCTTCGCGCTCACCGCCGAAGAGGTGCCCGAGGGACTGCTCGGCCGTTGGCGACGGGAACGGGCGCGGAACGCGAGCGACGCGCGGAGCGCGGGCAACGCACCAAACACCGGTTCCGACGCGGGCAAGCCAGGACAGGGCCCATAA
- the glpR gene encoding gephyrin-like molybdotransferase receptor GlpR, giving the protein MSSSGLIYAVIVGAWAAYLVPMWLRRQDELNEARPTERFSTAIRLLSGRAGMERRYAKDLQARSTDEGEPSAEPDGVTDSVDVRAFAMPPHRERTKAQLPVERGEPPQQAQQHAQSQAAKPTAQAKPVSQQGGGPSAKQGAAGVPAPARAKRPGRQAAGARRGSSAEAKARAQRSKVLARRRRTTVMLFVAFTLGTVVAAVGGLAFLWAPTVPAVLLSTYIAHLRRQELKRFAYTMDRRQAEVAAQRLRERQPQRRRPMPDPADTDEPEDGPENEETRSDLTTLAADRRALVEQTDHAEWVDQQRERQRRPAQGDSWDPVPVPLPTYVTAPVAPRATSGVDLGAPDAWSSARSSAADPHGSSSTPSNSAHASAREPEAERGAEECADDAGPTDGADAPGGDRSDARRAASARRSRERGRTPLFDQYEDGDRPRAANE; this is encoded by the coding sequence GTGAGCAGCAGCGGCCTCATCTACGCAGTCATCGTCGGGGCCTGGGCCGCCTACTTGGTGCCGATGTGGCTCCGTAGGCAGGACGAGTTGAACGAAGCCCGTCCGACGGAACGCTTCAGTACCGCCATCCGGCTGCTTTCCGGACGGGCGGGCATGGAGCGCCGGTACGCCAAGGACCTGCAGGCGCGCTCCACCGACGAGGGGGAGCCCAGCGCCGAACCGGACGGCGTCACCGACTCGGTGGACGTCCGGGCCTTCGCCATGCCTCCGCACCGGGAGCGCACGAAGGCGCAACTGCCGGTGGAGCGGGGTGAGCCGCCGCAGCAGGCCCAACAGCACGCGCAGTCGCAGGCGGCGAAACCGACGGCGCAGGCCAAGCCGGTGTCGCAGCAGGGCGGCGGGCCGTCCGCCAAGCAGGGGGCGGCCGGAGTGCCCGCCCCCGCACGGGCGAAGCGTCCGGGCAGGCAGGCGGCGGGCGCACGCCGGGGCAGCTCGGCGGAGGCCAAAGCGCGGGCCCAGCGCTCGAAGGTGCTCGCGCGCCGGCGGCGTACGACGGTGATGCTCTTCGTCGCCTTCACGCTCGGCACGGTCGTCGCGGCGGTCGGCGGGCTCGCCTTCCTGTGGGCGCCGACCGTACCCGCGGTGCTGTTGAGCACGTACATCGCGCATCTGCGCCGCCAGGAGCTGAAGCGGTTCGCGTACACGATGGACCGCCGGCAGGCCGAGGTGGCGGCGCAACGACTGCGGGAGCGGCAGCCCCAGCGGCGGCGGCCGATGCCCGACCCGGCGGACACCGACGAACCGGAGGACGGACCGGAGAACGAGGAGACCCGGTCCGACCTGACCACGCTCGCGGCCGACCGCCGTGCCCTCGTCGAGCAGACCGACCACGCCGAGTGGGTCGACCAGCAGCGCGAGCGCCAGCGGCGGCCCGCCCAGGGCGACAGCTGGGACCCGGTCCCCGTACCGCTCCCGACGTACGTCACCGCGCCGGTCGCGCCCCGGGCCACCTCCGGCGTCGACCTCGGCGCACCGGACGCGTGGAGCTCCGCGCGCTCCAGCGCGGCCGATCCGCACGGCTCGTCGAGCACCCCCTCGAACTCCGCGCACGCCTCCGCGCGTGAGCCGGAGGCGGAGCGCGGTGCCGAGGAGTGCGCGGACGACGCCGGGCCCACCGACGGGGCCGACGCTCCGGGTGGCGACCGCTCCGATGCCCGCCGCGCCGCGTCCGCGCGCCGCTCCCGCGAACGGGGCCGCACGCCGCTCTTCGACCAGTACGAGGACGGCGACCGCCCCCGCGCGGCCAACGAGTGA